From Hoeflea sp. 108:
GCTGTTGCCGCGCGACGCGCCCTGGCGCAACACGTCCAAGGCGGTCAGGCCGGCGGCGCCACCGCCGCGCCAGGTCGTGCCCGCTGCTCCGCGACGGAGCAGTGCCGGGCTGATCGGCGGGATCCTGCTTGTCGTGGCCGTGGCGGCTGGAGGAGCCTACTTCGCCGGCCTTGTGGATGGCTTGTTGCCGGGTGGTGGGGCTGTGCTGCCTCCCGCAAAGGACAAGCCGGCGCTCGAACAGGCCGCAAATGGTGGGGTAAAGGACGCGGCCAAGCCGCAGGCTACACAGCCGCAGACCGAGAGCAAGGCGCCGCCTGCCAACAAGCTGCCGCCCTCCATCGAGCCCGAGACGGCCAAGCCACCCGAGCCGGTGAAGGAGGTCGCGGTCGAACCCAAGCCTGTTCCCGCCAGCGCGGCCGAATGGTTCAAGTCTTTCGACGGCGGCTCCTGCTTCTACGCTGCGGTGAAGGATGTCTCGGCGCCCAACCCCGCCGTCGACGGCTTTGCCACCTCGAAGGCGCCGATGGACAAGCTGGTGCGCGACTTTGCCAGCTCGTTCGGCGGCAAGCTGGTGCTGACCCCTCACATCATCGAGCGGGACCAGTGCCCGGTGGCGGATTTCCTCAAGGCCATGAAGCCAGGTTCCAGTGGGCTGCTCCTGCGTCTGAACAAGGATCAGCTGAACGCAGGAGACTCGCTCCAGGGCACATTGACGGGCGCAGGTGGCCGCGACATCAACCTGCTGCTGATCGGAAAGGACGGTGTCGTCTATAACTTTGCCAACCTGCTCAAGCGCGCCGGGTCGGATGCGACCTTCAGCATGAAGCTCGTTCCACTCAGCGACCAGGAAATGACGGCTGCGGAACCACATCTCATCGTCGCGCTTGCCAGTGACGGCGGCCTGCGATCAGCCGACATCAAGGACCCCGAACTGGCGATCGACCTGTTCCCGCGCATACGCAGCGAGGCCGAAGCGCAGCGGGCCGACATCGCGCTCGGCTATTTCCAGTTCGGAAAGTAGTCGCCCAACCTCTGCTAAACCGTCGGCAGCTTACGCACCTCGGGTGCATCCAGGTCTTCGACGGCGCCCTCGTGGACCATACGGCCGCGGTCCATGATGTAGACGACGTCGGCCAGTTCACGGCAGAAATCCAGATATTGCTCGACCAGCAGAATGGCGATGTCGGCGGTGTCGCGCAGGTAGCGGATGGCGCGGCCGATATTCTTGATGATCGACGGCCGGTGCCTT
This genomic window contains:
- a CDS encoding serine/threonine-protein kinase gives rise to the protein MTSDDKTRISPDTGVRQGTELNGIYEIDEHIATGGMGEVYRGHNIQTGDPVAIKVVLREFARDQGILALFRKEASILNHLSHDAIVRYHVFTIDPTIGRPYLAMEFVDGQSLAERMRQGPLDARDARRMLARVASGLALAHEAGVIHRDLSPDNIVLPGGSVEKTKIIDFGIARSANVGGGTLLGGSFAGKYSFVSPEQLGLFGGEVTERSDIYSLGLVLAAALRGRQLDMGGSPVEVIEKRRTVPDLAGVDPDLLPLLEAMLQPDPADRPQSADEIVEWLRETGGGTRPGTIAAAASLEREPVARTEPSWRTSGGTTPGKPQPPPPESLLPRDAPWRNTSKAVRPAAPPPRQVVPAAPRRSSAGLIGGILLVVAVAAGGAYFAGLVDGLLPGGGAVLPPAKDKPALEQAANGGVKDAAKPQATQPQTESKAPPANKLPPSIEPETAKPPEPVKEVAVEPKPVPASAAEWFKSFDGGSCFYAAVKDVSAPNPAVDGFATSKAPMDKLVRDFASSFGGKLVLTPHIIERDQCPVADFLKAMKPGSSGLLLRLNKDQLNAGDSLQGTLTGAGGRDINLLLIGKDGVVYNFANLLKRAGSDATFSMKLVPLSDQEMTAAEPHLIVALASDGGLRSADIKDPELAIDLFPRIRSEAEAQRADIALGYFQFGK